The proteins below are encoded in one region of Clostridia bacterium:
- a CDS encoding pirin family protein, translating into MSLRPVRQIIQAKPTIEGAGVKLQRAFGFGTTKDFDPFLLLDDFRNEKPEDYLSGFPWHPHRGIETITYVLAGSVEHGDSLGNRGKMTAGDVQWMTAGSGILHQEMPKGDPQGRMHGFQLWANLPAALKMTAPRYQDIPSGAIPEVTDDDGTRVRVICGEFWGKRGPVEGVAADPSYVDVSVPPGRRKRLQIEHTRNAFAYVFAGAGTFRDASDPRAVLTDRVAKPDAPPVYEAGNHSLVLFDRGDEITVEAGPEGVRFLLVSGRPIEEPVAWRGPIVMNTQEQLRRAFAELHDGTFIKHG; encoded by the coding sequence ATGTCGCTACGTCCAGTCAGACAGATCATTCAAGCGAAGCCGACGATCGAGGGCGCCGGGGTGAAGCTACAGCGCGCGTTTGGTTTCGGCACCACGAAGGATTTCGATCCATTCCTGCTGCTGGACGATTTCCGCAATGAAAAGCCGGAAGATTACCTGTCCGGGTTCCCGTGGCATCCGCATCGCGGGATTGAGACGATTACCTACGTGCTGGCGGGGTCCGTGGAGCACGGCGACAGCCTGGGCAATCGGGGCAAGATGACCGCCGGCGATGTGCAATGGATGACGGCGGGCAGCGGCATCCTGCACCAGGAGATGCCGAAGGGAGACCCGCAGGGCCGGATGCACGGGTTCCAGCTATGGGCCAACCTGCCGGCGGCGCTCAAGATGACCGCGCCGCGGTATCAGGACATCCCGTCGGGCGCGATTCCCGAGGTGACAGACGATGACGGCACACGGGTGCGCGTGATCTGCGGCGAGTTCTGGGGCAAGCGGGGGCCCGTGGAGGGCGTGGCCGCCGATCCGAGTTATGTGGATGTGTCGGTGCCGCCCGGACGGCGGAAGCGGCTCCAAATCGAGCACACGCGCAACGCATTCGCGTATGTGTTCGCGGGAGCCGGCACATTTCGGGACGCTTCGGATCCGCGCGCGGTCCTGACGGATCGGGTAGCGAAGCCGGATGCCCCGCCGGTATACGAGGCTGGGAATCATTCGCTGGTGCTGTTCGACCGTGGGGATGAGATCACTGTGGAGGCCGGACCGGAGGGAGTTCGGTTCTTGCTGGTGTCGGGCAGGCCGATTGAGGAGCCGGTGGCCTGGCGCGGTCCGATCGTGATGAACACGCAGGAGCAGTTGCGGCGGGCGTTTGCGGAGTTGCACGACGGGACGTTCATCAAGCATGGGTGA
- a CDS encoding YceI family protein has product MSIQTATETATSTWTIDPVHSMAEFKVRHMMISNVKGQFTAVTGAMTLDEGDVANSRVEASIEAASINTRDAQRDAHLKSADFFDVEKFPTLSFRSTSVSRSGDGELRATGDLTIHGVTREVVFTVEGPTAPTKDPWGNTRVGLSATTKINRKDFGLTWNAGLEAGGLLVGDDVTITLDVEFVKG; this is encoded by the coding sequence ATGAGCATACAGACTGCGACCGAAACCGCTACGAGTACCTGGACCATCGACCCGGTACACTCCATGGCCGAGTTCAAGGTGAGACACATGATGATCTCCAATGTGAAAGGGCAATTCACCGCGGTTACCGGCGCGATGACCCTGGATGAAGGGGACGTGGCAAACTCCCGGGTGGAGGCTTCGATCGAAGCGGCTTCGATCAACACGCGGGACGCCCAGCGCGACGCGCACCTGAAGAGTGCGGACTTCTTCGACGTGGAGAAGTTCCCGACGCTGTCGTTCCGGTCCACGAGCGTGAGCCGGAGCGGCGACGGCGAGTTGAGGGCAACCGGCGACCTGACCATCCACGGGGTAACCCGGGAGGTTGTGTTTACGGTAGAAGGACCGACCGCGCCCACAAAGGATCCATGGGGCAATACCCGCGTGGGACTGTCGGCAACCACGAAGATCAACCGCAAAGACTTCGGCCTGACCTGGAATGCCGGACTGGAAGCCGGTGGCCTTCTGGTGGGCGATGACGTGACCATCACGCTGGATGTGGAGTTCGTGAAAGGCTGA